A genomic stretch from Sporocytophaga myxococcoides DSM 11118 includes:
- a CDS encoding acyltransferase family protein produces MLLISQTMLKEKHEKQIIPNLNALRFISALFVFLIHYFNYINYKQVYDHPIGLFIYQNIIQKGSLGVNFFFVLSGFLITHLLINEQESTGKISLKSFYYKRILRIWPIYFLILFIAFSIYPIISNNFSLQVFATHAPWYFAFVGNLDRAYTNFSGMGCDLAGIMWSICVEEQFYLFWPLMFILFPLKRLSILLIIFIAISLVFRFTYLSNEHLLYFHSLSVMNDILVGCLGATLLKLFPSIKKYIIDTSNLTIILLYLSFIIYVGFQKEICNAYYSINILNRMIISIFFILIIFHQSFSLKGFKAGTIPYLEKLGTISYGFYAYHLISIMVLQKLLIVFKIDYSYLWAYFYPGMLFCIGLTLILSILSFRYFESPFLKLKDQHHKKISLETPLQ; encoded by the coding sequence ATGCTACTAATAAGTCAGACCATGCTTAAAGAAAAACACGAGAAGCAAATTATTCCCAATCTCAATGCTCTGAGATTCATCTCTGCGCTCTTCGTTTTCCTTATACACTATTTCAACTATATTAATTATAAACAAGTATACGATCATCCAATCGGCCTATTTATATATCAGAATATTATACAGAAAGGCAGCCTAGGTGTAAATTTCTTTTTTGTTTTAAGTGGATTTCTAATCACTCATTTACTCATAAATGAACAGGAATCGACAGGTAAGATTTCTTTGAAAAGTTTCTACTATAAAAGAATCTTAAGGATCTGGCCTATTTATTTTCTAATCCTATTCATTGCATTTAGTATCTACCCCATCATAAGTAACAATTTTTCTTTACAAGTATTTGCTACCCACGCTCCATGGTATTTCGCCTTCGTAGGTAATTTGGACAGAGCATATACAAACTTCTCAGGAATGGGTTGCGACCTGGCAGGCATTATGTGGTCTATTTGTGTAGAAGAGCAATTCTATCTATTCTGGCCTCTTATGTTTATATTATTCCCATTAAAAAGACTTTCAATATTGCTAATCATTTTCATAGCAATTTCATTAGTATTCAGATTTACCTATCTTTCAAATGAGCATCTGCTTTATTTTCATTCGCTTTCTGTAATGAATGATATATTGGTAGGTTGTCTTGGTGCTACTCTTTTAAAATTATTTCCAAGTATAAAAAAGTACATAATTGACACCAGCAACCTTACTATTATTCTTCTATATCTGAGCTTTATCATCTATGTAGGTTTTCAAAAAGAAATATGCAATGCCTATTATTCCATAAATATTTTGAACAGGATGATCATATCAATATTCTTTATACTGATCATATTTCACCAATCGTTCTCCTTAAAGGGATTCAAAGCCGGTACAATTCCATACCTTGAAAAACTGGGTACTATAAGTTATGGTTTCTACGCCTATCATTTAATTTCCATTATGGTTCTTCAAAAATTACTGATTGTATTTAAAATCGATTATAGTTATTTGTGGGCCTATTTTTATCCAGGAATGCTTTTCTGCATAGGACTTACCCTTATTCTCAGTATATTAAGCTTCAGATATTTCGAAAGCCCTTTCTTGAAACTTAAAGATCAACACCATAAAAAAATCTCATTGGAAACGCCTCTGCAATAA